The proteins below come from a single Sander lucioperca isolate FBNREF2018 chromosome 20, SLUC_FBN_1.2, whole genome shotgun sequence genomic window:
- the LOC116034685 gene encoding uncharacterized protein LOC116034685: MRIEMEERGLMERLEWQKERIAMESEIEMLRRRLRTQKRPESPEPEPSCVSFKSDRSKQGLIDFKDQQPSAEKRIHQRPDSAEPEPSCVSFKSDRSKQGLIDFKGQQPSAEKRRPDSAEPEPSCVSFKSDWSKQGLIDFKDQQPSAEKRTHWRPDSAEPEPSCVSFKSDRSKQGLIDFKGQQPSAEKRVDQESSEVPSGSHSGVCKRKLKSKLNKKFQCVFEGIAKAGNQTNLNQMFTEIYITKEGMAEVNDEHETEWL, encoded by the exons ATGCGAATAgaaatggaggagagaggaTTGATGGAGAGACTTGAATGGCAGAAGGAGCGAATTGCAATGGAAAGTGAAATTGAAATGTTAAGAAGAAGATTGAG gacccagaagagaccagagtctcctgaacctgaacccagctgtgtgtccttcaagAGTGACCGGTCAAAACAAGGTCTCATTGACTTTAAAGATCAACAACCCTCTGCTGAAAAGAG GATCCATCAAAGACCAGACtctgctgaacctgaacccagctgtgtgtccttcaagAGTGACCGGTCAAAACAAGGCCTCATTGACTTTAAAGGTCAACAACCCTCTGCTGAAAAGAG AAGACCAGACtctgctgaacctgaacccagctgtgtgtccttcaagAGTGACTGGTCAAAACAAGGCCTCATTGACTTTAAAGATCAACAACCCTCTGCTGAAAAGAG GACCCATTGGAGACCAGACTCTGCTGAACCTGAACCGAGCTGTGTGTCTTTCAAGAGTGACCGGTCAAAACAAGGCCTCATTGACTTTAAAGGTCAACAACCCTCTGCTGAAAAGAG agtggaccaggagagctcagaggttcccagtg GAAGTCATTCTGGAGTTTGTAAGCGTAAACTCAAATCTAAGCTAAAcaagaagttccagtgtgtgtttgaggggattgctaaagcaggaaaccaaaccaatctgaatcagatgttcacagagatctacatcacaaAGGAAGGGATGgcagaggtcaatgatgaacatgag actgagtggctgtaa